In Pseudomonas sp. GCEP-101, one DNA window encodes the following:
- a CDS encoding phage holin family protein gives MDAGPKTSANSPSPRRFGAAILGLLHGHVELLGIELQEQKTRGVQMLLMAGLALVFALLLLVALSVLVLILFWDSYRVQAAIGLCLFYVCGSLVCAWRLHLLVSDESSPFSATLEELARDRERLLP, from the coding sequence ATGGATGCCGGGCCGAAGACCTCGGCCAACTCCCCTTCCCCGCGGCGCTTCGGCGCCGCGATCCTCGGCCTGCTGCATGGGCACGTCGAACTGCTCGGCATCGAGTTGCAGGAGCAGAAGACCCGCGGTGTGCAGATGCTGCTCATGGCCGGCCTGGCCCTGGTGTTCGCCCTGCTTCTGCTGGTGGCGCTGTCGGTACTGGTATTGATCCTGTTCTGGGACAGCTACCGCGTGCAGGCCGCTATCGGGCTGTGCCTCTTTTACGTGTGCGGCAGCCTGGTCTGCGCCTGGCGACTGCACCTGCTGGTCAGCGACGAAAGCTCGCCATTCAGCGCCACGCTGGAAGAACTGGCCCGCGACCGGGAGCGACTGTTGCCATGA
- a CDS encoding OprD family porin, with protein MSKTPIARAVALSTLGTSFILPTLAHADFIKDSKASVELRNFYFNRDFRQDSPAPAQNKAEEWAQGFILKYESGYTDGTIGVGVDALGTLGLKLDSSPDRSGTGLLQRSSSDKRAEDSYGDLGVTAKLRASKTTLKGGTLMPKMPVVQFNDTRLMPQTFSGFALNSAELDGLTVDGGRLYQVNQRDSSDYEDMTITGGGKRNIKLGDSLTSNKFLFGGLTYKWTDSLSTSYHYGGLEDIYKQHYLGLIHVLPIADKQSLKSDIRWAKSDDDGGSNIDNKALNAMFTYALGYHAFGVGYQKMSGDTGFAYINGTDPYLVNYIQIGDFANKDEKSWQARYDYNFAGLGIPGLTFMTRYVKGDNIDLITTDGEGKEWERDTDIAYVFQDGPLKNLGVKWRNATMRTNYTNDYDENRLIVSYTMPLW; from the coding sequence ATGAGCAAGACCCCGATCGCCCGTGCCGTGGCTTTGTCCACGCTGGGTACCAGCTTTATCCTTCCCACACTGGCCCACGCCGACTTCATCAAGGACAGCAAGGCCAGCGTCGAACTGCGTAACTTCTATTTCAACCGCGACTTCCGCCAGGACAGTCCTGCCCCTGCCCAGAACAAGGCCGAGGAATGGGCCCAGGGTTTCATTCTCAAATACGAATCGGGCTACACCGACGGCACCATCGGTGTCGGCGTCGACGCCCTGGGCACCCTGGGCCTGAAGCTCGATTCCTCGCCTGACCGCAGCGGCACCGGCCTGCTGCAACGCTCTTCCAGCGACAAGCGCGCCGAGGACAGCTACGGCGACCTGGGCGTCACCGCCAAGCTGCGTGCGTCCAAGACCACCCTCAAGGGCGGCACCCTGATGCCGAAAATGCCGGTGGTGCAGTTCAACGACACCCGCCTGATGCCGCAGACCTTCAGTGGCTTCGCCCTGAACTCTGCCGAACTCGATGGCCTGACGGTGGACGGCGGCCGCCTCTACCAGGTGAACCAGCGCGATTCCTCGGACTACGAGGACATGACCATCACCGGCGGCGGCAAGCGCAACATCAAGCTCGGCGATAGCCTGACTTCCAACAAGTTCCTGTTCGGCGGCCTCACCTACAAGTGGACCGACAGCCTGAGCACCAGCTACCACTACGGCGGTCTGGAAGACATCTACAAGCAGCACTACCTGGGCCTGATCCACGTGCTGCCGATCGCCGACAAGCAATCGCTGAAATCCGACATCCGCTGGGCCAAGTCCGATGACGACGGCGGCAGCAACATTGACAACAAGGCGCTGAACGCCATGTTCACCTATGCCCTGGGCTACCACGCCTTCGGCGTCGGCTACCAGAAGATGAGCGGCGACACCGGATTTGCCTACATCAACGGTACCGACCCCTACCTGGTGAACTACATCCAGATCGGCGACTTCGCCAACAAGGACGAGAAGTCCTGGCAGGCGCGCTACGACTACAACTTCGCCGGCCTCGGCATTCCCGGCCTGACCTTCATGACCCGCTACGTGAAGGGCGACAACATCGACCTGATCACCACCGATGGCGAAGGCAAGGAATGGGAACGCGACACCGACATCGCCTACGTCTTCCAGGACGGCCCGCTGAAGAACCTGGGCGTGAAGTGGCGTAACGCGACCATGCGCACCAACTACACCAACGACTATGACGAGAACCGTCTGATCGTCAGCTACACCATGCCTCTCTGGTAA
- a CDS encoding glutathione S-transferase family protein, producing the protein MKLHDVALSGNCYKVRLFLGLIGQKAELVPVDLMGGAHKRPAFLAINPRGQVPALEDGELRLGDSHAILVYLALRYAEPHWNPQDAVTQGRIANWLSFSANEVQHGLAQTRVIQLFKRPGDLPAAQAKGRHALELLDATLADHRWLAQTDEPSIADIAVYPYVALASEGGLEPSGYPYVQDWLGRIRALPGYIAQPAF; encoded by the coding sequence ATGAAACTCCACGACGTCGCGCTTTCCGGCAATTGCTACAAGGTTCGTCTGTTCCTCGGGCTCATCGGCCAGAAGGCCGAGCTGGTTCCCGTCGACCTGATGGGCGGCGCGCACAAGCGTCCGGCCTTCCTCGCCATCAACCCGCGCGGCCAGGTGCCGGCGCTCGAGGATGGCGAGCTGCGCCTGGGCGATTCCCACGCCATTCTGGTCTACCTCGCTCTTCGTTACGCCGAGCCACACTGGAACCCGCAGGACGCGGTCACCCAGGGGCGCATCGCCAACTGGCTGAGCTTCTCGGCCAACGAGGTGCAACATGGCCTGGCGCAGACGCGGGTGATCCAGCTGTTCAAGCGCCCCGGCGACTTGCCCGCCGCCCAGGCCAAGGGTCGGCACGCGCTGGAACTGCTCGACGCCACGCTGGCCGACCATCGCTGGCTGGCGCAAACGGACGAGCCGAGCATCGCCGACATCGCCGTCTACCCCTACGTCGCCCTTGCCAGCGAAGGCGGCCTGGAGCCCTCGGGCTATCCCTACGTGCAGGATTGGCTGGGCCGCATACGCGCCCTGCCCGGCTATATCGCGCAGCCTGCCTTCTGA
- a CDS encoding ammonium transporter has protein sequence MENLNSAVETLVHGSNTLFLLIGAVMVLAMHAGFAFLEVGTVRLKNQVNALSKILSDFAISTLAYFFIGYWIAYGVTFLQPAATLAHENGYALVKFFFLLTFAAAIPAIISGGIAERAKFGPQLCATALIVAFVYPFFEGLIWNGNFGLQSWLKAEFGASFHDFAGSVVVHAFGGWLALAAVVLLGQRNGRYREGRLVAFAPSNIPFLAAGSWILIVGWFGFNVMSAQSLAGASGLVAVNSLLAMVGGTVASLLVGRNDPGFLHNGPLAGLVAVCAGSDLMHPVGALATGMVAGALFVWAFTATQVRWKIDDVLGVWPLHGLCGAWGGIACGIFGQQALGGLGGVSLASQAIGTLLGVVVAFAGGLLVYGLVKSAVGIRLTKEEEYYGADLSIHKIGALSQD, from the coding sequence ATGGAAAACCTCAATAGTGCCGTAGAGACGCTGGTCCACGGCTCCAACACGCTGTTCCTCCTGATCGGCGCGGTCATGGTCCTGGCCATGCACGCGGGCTTTGCGTTCCTGGAAGTGGGGACGGTGCGCCTGAAAAACCAGGTGAATGCCCTGTCGAAGATTCTGTCGGACTTCGCCATTTCGACCCTGGCCTACTTCTTCATCGGCTACTGGATCGCCTACGGCGTCACTTTCCTGCAGCCGGCGGCGACCCTGGCGCATGAGAACGGCTACGCGCTGGTGAAGTTCTTCTTCCTGTTGACCTTCGCCGCGGCGATTCCCGCGATCATTTCCGGCGGCATCGCCGAGCGTGCGAAGTTCGGCCCGCAGTTGTGCGCCACGGCGTTGATCGTGGCCTTCGTCTATCCCTTCTTCGAGGGGCTGATCTGGAACGGCAATTTCGGCTTGCAGAGTTGGCTGAAAGCCGAATTCGGCGCGTCCTTCCATGATTTCGCCGGCTCCGTGGTGGTGCACGCCTTTGGCGGCTGGCTGGCGCTGGCGGCGGTCGTCCTGCTCGGGCAGCGCAATGGCCGTTATCGCGAGGGCAGGCTGGTGGCTTTCGCCCCGTCGAACATTCCGTTCCTCGCGGCGGGTTCGTGGATCCTCATCGTCGGCTGGTTCGGCTTCAACGTGATGAGCGCGCAGTCCCTGGCCGGCGCCAGCGGGCTGGTGGCGGTGAACTCGCTGCTGGCGATGGTCGGCGGCACCGTGGCTTCGTTGCTGGTGGGGCGCAATGACCCGGGCTTCCTGCATAACGGCCCGTTGGCTGGGCTGGTGGCGGTCTGCGCCGGTTCCGACCTGATGCATCCGGTTGGCGCGCTGGCCACCGGCATGGTGGCCGGTGCGCTGTTCGTCTGGGCCTTCACCGCGACCCAGGTGCGCTGGAAGATCGACGATGTGCTCGGCGTCTGGCCGCTGCACGGCCTGTGCGGCGCCTGGGGCGGCATCGCTTGTGGCATCTTCGGCCAGCAGGCGCTGGGCGGCCTGGGTGGGGTCAGCCTGGCCAGCCAGGCGATCGGCACGCTGCTGGGTGTGGTGGTGGCCTTCGCTGGCGGCCTGCTGGTGTACGGCCTGGTGAAGTCCGCGGTGGGCATCCGCCTGACGAAGGAAGAGGAGTACTACGGCGCGGACCTGTCGATCCACAAGATCGGGGCGCTCAGCCAGGACTAG
- a CDS encoding EAL domain-containing protein, giving the protein MIDGQPIACFQPFIDTATGLIAGVEALGRLRQDNGDLQSVGPLFFNPRVGLAELRRLDRQIRDAALARIHEAPKDWFLSLNISPRWISRLRPNQPLPSLKQLQQQGVPPERVVFEITELGGAHQRLPEVVARYRDAGARIAIDDFGAGYSQLDRVLALQPDILKLDMRLFQEAARGGPSGEVVKALAQMAEKTGCWIIAEGVETEEEMDFALECGARYVQGYLFAKPALDFPASDAFRDAFAQRRDHYVKRKLQERSNLIQLRQQLAELMNMLRPWAEGGAMLSSLPPAPESFSRLLRIYQCDRHGTQTSPNLEWNGLFWKENRRYLGHNWSWRPYFYQLLAEGWEERRLTLSNTYRDATTNQYCMTAGQFIDQGRRLLLIDIDAEGL; this is encoded by the coding sequence TTGATCGACGGGCAACCCATCGCCTGCTTCCAGCCCTTCATCGACACCGCGACCGGCCTGATCGCGGGGGTCGAGGCACTGGGGCGGTTGCGCCAGGACAACGGTGACCTGCAATCGGTCGGCCCGCTGTTCTTCAACCCGCGAGTCGGGCTCGCCGAACTTCGCCGCCTAGACAGGCAGATCCGCGACGCTGCCCTCGCGCGTATCCACGAGGCGCCCAAGGACTGGTTCCTCAGCCTGAACATATCGCCGCGCTGGATCAGCCGCCTGCGCCCGAACCAACCGCTCCCCAGCCTCAAGCAACTCCAGCAGCAAGGCGTACCGCCGGAACGGGTGGTATTCGAGATCACCGAACTGGGCGGGGCCCACCAGCGCCTGCCGGAAGTGGTCGCACGCTATCGTGACGCTGGTGCCCGCATCGCCATCGACGATTTCGGCGCCGGCTATTCGCAATTGGACCGGGTCCTGGCGCTGCAGCCGGACATCCTCAAGTTGGACATGCGTCTATTCCAGGAGGCCGCTCGGGGCGGCCCCAGCGGCGAGGTGGTGAAAGCCCTGGCGCAGATGGCCGAGAAGACCGGTTGCTGGATCATCGCCGAGGGCGTGGAAACCGAAGAGGAAATGGACTTCGCCCTGGAGTGCGGCGCGCGCTACGTGCAGGGCTACCTGTTCGCCAAGCCGGCGCTGGACTTCCCCGCCAGCGATGCCTTCCGCGACGCCTTCGCCCAGCGCCGCGATCACTACGTCAAACGCAAGTTGCAGGAGCGCTCGAACCTCATCCAGTTGCGCCAGCAACTGGCCGAACTGATGAACATGCTGCGCCCCTGGGCCGAGGGCGGCGCGATGCTCAGCAGCCTGCCACCGGCACCCGAGTCCTTCAGCCGATTGCTGCGCATCTACCAATGCGACCGGCACGGCACCCAGACGTCGCCCAACCTGGAGTGGAACGGCCTGTTCTGGAAAGAGAACCGCCGCTACCTGGGGCACAACTGGTCCTGGCGCCCGTACTTCTACCAGTTGCTCGCCGAAGGCTGGGAGGAGCGCCGCCTGACCCTCTCCAATACCTACCGCGACGCCACCACCAACCAGTACTGCATGACCGCCGGCCAGTTCATCGACCAGGGGCGACGGCTCCTGCTCATCGATATCGACGCCGAGGGCCTCTAG
- a CDS encoding deoxyguanosinetriphosphate triphosphohydrolase yields MDWHTLLPRERLGKPVHSSAELGRSAFHKDHDRIIFSGAFRRLGRKTQVHPVSSNDHIHTRLTHSLEVGCVGRSLGMRVGEIIRDRLPEWCDPADMGVIVQSACLAHDIGNPPFGHSGEDAIRHWFQQAAGRGWLDGMSEEERSDFLHFEGNAQGFRVLTQLEYHQFDGGTRLTYATLGTYLKYPWTARHADSLGYKKHKFGCYRSELPLLEQITHKLGMPQLENERWARHPLVYLMEAADDICYGLIDLEDGLEMELLDYAEVESLLLDLVGDDLPETYRQLGPKDSRRRKLAILRGKAIEHLTNAAARAFVEQEPALLAGTLQGDLVEHMHGPAKRCVQRAKGMAREKIFQDKRKTLHEIGAYTTLEILLNSFCGAALEQYRQSTPSFKNQRILDLLGNNAPDPDWTLYRAFLRVIDFIAGMTDSYATEMAREMTGRSSPS; encoded by the coding sequence ATGGATTGGCACACCCTGCTCCCCCGGGAACGTCTCGGTAAACCCGTGCACAGCAGCGCCGAGCTTGGCCGCAGCGCCTTCCACAAGGATCACGATCGCATCATCTTTTCCGGCGCGTTTCGTCGCCTGGGGCGCAAGACCCAGGTGCATCCCGTGTCGAGCAACGATCACATCCACACCCGCCTGACCCATTCGCTGGAAGTCGGCTGCGTCGGCCGTTCGCTGGGCATGCGGGTGGGCGAAATCATCCGCGACCGCCTGCCGGAATGGTGCGACCCGGCGGACATGGGCGTGATCGTGCAGTCCGCGTGCCTTGCCCATGACATCGGCAACCCGCCGTTCGGCCACTCCGGCGAAGACGCCATCCGCCACTGGTTCCAGCAGGCTGCCGGGCGCGGCTGGCTGGACGGCATGAGCGAAGAGGAACGCTCCGATTTCCTGCACTTCGAAGGCAACGCCCAGGGCTTCCGCGTCCTCACCCAACTGGAATACCACCAGTTCGACGGGGGCACCCGCCTGACCTACGCCACGCTCGGCACCTACCTGAAGTACCCCTGGACGGCGCGCCATGCCGACTCACTGGGCTACAAGAAACACAAGTTCGGCTGTTACCGCAGCGAGTTGCCGCTACTGGAGCAGATCACCCACAAGCTGGGCATGCCGCAGTTGGAGAACGAACGCTGGGCCCGTCACCCACTGGTCTACCTGATGGAGGCCGCCGACGACATCTGCTACGGTCTGATCGACCTGGAAGACGGCCTGGAAATGGAGCTGCTCGACTACGCAGAGGTCGAATCGCTACTGCTCGACCTGGTGGGGGACGATCTGCCGGAAACCTACCGTCAGCTCGGTCCGAAGGATTCGCGCCGGCGCAAGCTCGCCATCCTGCGCGGCAAGGCCATCGAACACCTGACCAACGCCGCCGCACGCGCCTTTGTCGAACAGGAACCGGCCCTGCTCGCCGGCACCCTGCAAGGCGATCTGGTGGAGCACATGCACGGCCCAGCCAAGCGCTGCGTACAGCGCGCGAAGGGCATGGCACGGGAGAAAATATTCCAGGACAAGCGCAAGACGCTGCACGAAATCGGCGCCTACACCACCCTGGAAATCCTGCTGAACTCCTTCTGCGGCGCCGCGCTGGAGCAGTACCGCCAGAGCACCCCATCATTCAAGAACCAGCGCATTCTCGATCTGCTCGGTAACAATGCGCCGGATCCCGACTGGACGCTGTACCGCGCGTTCCTGCGCGTCATCGATTTCATCGCGGGCATGACCGACAGCTACGCGACCGAAATGGCTCGCGAGATGACGGGGCGCTCCAGCCCGAGCTGA
- a CDS encoding DUF883 family protein, whose translation MPRKTAVNAAKDELLAEFQALVSDTEKLLQSSAELAGAEADQMREQIHESLKRARDAIYSTKDSVRDQGKAAVDATEDYVGDHPWQAVGIAAGVGFLLGLLVSRR comes from the coding sequence ATGCCTCGCAAGACCGCAGTGAACGCCGCCAAGGATGAACTCCTGGCCGAATTCCAGGCCCTCGTCAGCGACACCGAGAAACTCCTGCAAAGCTCCGCCGAGCTGGCCGGCGCTGAAGCCGACCAGATGCGCGAGCAGATCCACGAAAGCCTCAAGCGCGCCCGCGACGCCATCTACTCCACCAAGGATTCCGTGCGCGACCAGGGCAAAGCCGCCGTGGATGCCACCGAAGACTACGTGGGCGATCACCCGTGGCAGGCCGTTGGCATTGCCGCCGGCGTCGGCTTCCTCCTCGGCCTGCTGGTCAGCCGGCGCTGA
- a CDS encoding transporter substrate-binding domain-containing protein encodes MAEQRDWTSMNLLARSTDGPVKVHLNDADWQWLRDKRVLRLGVTAPDYAPFDITASGTDLEGITADFAGVIADTLNIHVEVRRYPDRDSALGALERGDIDMLSRSTGYEATHPDVALSHPYFSNQPVVIGPQGLRLDSAEQLSGKRIAVVSDYFSVDERDKYLSGATIQSYQSVRRALEAVAFGQADLYVGDAFSAQYLISQGYLSNLKPLNFAGFDREGFSFAVKASAAELLNILDRTLVAIPPQARATIQRRWSPGGAFSIANQRLILTPREQRWLERNPRPVVAIDQALAPVSFIDAQGQFRGIAADLLDLIQSRTGLEFEVRPQPSVTAMMDEVRAGKAEIIAGLTPTPEREEWFGFTRPYMTASFVVVVSGKSHWLRSLSDLDGHRVAVPKGSFLASFLREHHPLVKLVEVENNVDDLAMISEGKVDAGIHFLSSANYLISHYYPDLRVALGLDMEPGQFSMAVSQSSPELLGILNKAMLAISPEDMSNIVTRWSASVEKPDSIWEGYRTQFIQFAWGAAVLLLLLLLWNWCLWLKVRRRQDSERELNYRLEFKRALIDGIPQPVAVRDRDGRLVTCNIGFLKETGMASETVVGTQVGDSPWLDPQDAKVIQQIHQQAMEQDGKVASDLILPIREDVREIHYWATPYHGPGGELSGVVTGWIDVTERERLHHQLEAAKEQAEEANRAKSTFLATMSHEIRTPMNAVIGMLELALTRADQGHWEREPVEVAYDSARSLLTLIGDILDVAKIESGRLTLMPERAHLRELVESVARVFDGLARQKALELRLEIEAEAACDVLIDPLRFKQILSNLVSNAIKFTDIGHVKIRVCGERVAGERLALEVSVQDSGIGISEDEQRQLFEPFSQVARSGDTSRGGTGLGLTICRKLAEMMGGTVRMESCPGEGTTVTVRLLLQTLESLPEGDAVQALVVPRTTHSLKVLVVDDHVANRMLLSQQLEHLGHQIEVAADGVQALQLWHPDDFDLVITDCNMPVLNGYDLAKRIRELEQEMEAKPCVIYGFTANAQPDEVENCRRAGMDDCLFKPIGLDNLRLRLEAVPKISTPDTPPVVEQRTEGFDLRSLKEMTGGNPGLIRRLLEELYSSNQVDIDQVQPLWAAGDWKQLGDLAHRMKGAARLVNADALQELCGKLEGGCKDGLDSQEVLTRALAVEKAMASLQDDLLHQLRKLAA; translated from the coding sequence ATGGCGGAGCAGCGCGATTGGACCTCGATGAACCTGCTGGCTCGTTCGACGGACGGGCCGGTCAAGGTGCATCTGAACGATGCTGACTGGCAGTGGTTGCGTGACAAGCGTGTTCTGCGCCTGGGCGTGACCGCCCCGGACTACGCGCCATTCGACATCACCGCCAGCGGCACGGACCTCGAAGGCATTACGGCAGACTTCGCCGGCGTCATCGCCGACACGCTCAATATCCATGTGGAGGTGCGCCGCTACCCGGATCGGGATTCCGCCCTGGGAGCACTCGAGCGGGGCGACATCGACATGCTCAGCCGCTCAACCGGTTATGAGGCGACGCATCCGGATGTTGCCCTGTCCCACCCGTATTTCTCCAATCAGCCGGTGGTCATCGGCCCGCAGGGCCTGCGTCTGGACAGCGCCGAGCAGTTGTCGGGAAAGCGTATCGCGGTGGTGAGCGACTACTTCTCGGTGGATGAGCGGGACAAGTACCTGTCCGGGGCGACCATTCAAAGCTATCAGTCGGTGCGCCGCGCGCTTGAGGCTGTGGCTTTCGGCCAGGCAGATCTGTACGTCGGCGATGCGTTCAGCGCGCAGTACCTGATCAGTCAGGGATACCTGTCGAATCTCAAACCGCTCAACTTCGCGGGTTTCGATCGGGAGGGCTTCAGCTTTGCAGTAAAGGCGTCTGCCGCCGAGTTACTGAACATCCTTGATCGCACCCTCGTCGCCATTCCGCCCCAGGCCCGGGCTACCATCCAGCGGCGTTGGAGTCCGGGTGGGGCCTTCTCGATTGCCAACCAGCGGCTGATTCTCACCCCCCGGGAGCAGCGTTGGCTTGAGCGTAATCCGCGTCCGGTAGTGGCCATCGACCAGGCACTGGCCCCGGTATCGTTCATCGATGCCCAGGGACAGTTCCGCGGTATTGCCGCCGACCTGCTGGATCTCATCCAGAGCCGCACCGGCCTCGAATTCGAGGTGCGCCCGCAGCCCAGTGTCACTGCCATGATGGACGAGGTCCGCGCGGGCAAGGCCGAGATCATCGCCGGTTTGACGCCGACCCCGGAGCGTGAGGAGTGGTTCGGTTTTACCCGTCCCTACATGACTGCTTCCTTCGTGGTCGTGGTTTCCGGGAAAAGCCACTGGTTACGTTCGCTGAGTGATCTGGACGGGCACCGGGTGGCGGTGCCCAAGGGCTCGTTCCTGGCGAGCTTCCTGCGCGAGCACCATCCCCTGGTGAAGCTGGTGGAGGTCGAGAACAACGTCGATGACCTGGCGATGATCAGCGAGGGCAAGGTGGATGCGGGCATTCATTTCCTGTCGTCCGCCAACTACCTGATCTCGCATTACTACCCCGACCTGCGTGTGGCGCTTGGCCTGGATATGGAGCCGGGCCAGTTTTCCATGGCGGTATCCCAATCGTCCCCTGAGCTGCTTGGCATCCTGAACAAGGCGATGCTGGCGATTTCCCCCGAGGACATGAGCAATATCGTCACGCGCTGGTCAGCCAGCGTGGAAAAGCCCGATAGCATCTGGGAAGGCTACCGCACTCAATTCATCCAGTTCGCCTGGGGCGCGGCAGTGCTGTTGCTCTTGCTGCTGCTGTGGAACTGGTGCCTGTGGCTGAAGGTTCGTCGCCGCCAGGACTCCGAGCGCGAGCTCAACTACCGCCTCGAATTCAAGCGCGCGCTGATCGATGGGATTCCCCAGCCGGTGGCTGTGCGTGACCGGGATGGGCGACTGGTCACCTGCAATATCGGTTTCCTCAAGGAGACCGGCATGGCTAGCGAGACTGTCGTCGGGACTCAGGTGGGCGACAGCCCATGGCTGGACCCGCAGGACGCCAAGGTGATCCAGCAGATCCATCAGCAAGCGATGGAGCAGGATGGCAAGGTGGCCTCCGATCTGATTCTGCCGATTCGCGAGGATGTGCGTGAAATCCATTACTGGGCTACGCCCTATCATGGCCCGGGCGGCGAACTGTCCGGCGTGGTGACGGGCTGGATCGACGTCACCGAACGGGAGCGGCTGCATCACCAGCTCGAGGCTGCCAAGGAGCAGGCCGAAGAGGCGAACCGAGCCAAGAGCACGTTCCTCGCCACCATGAGCCACGAGATCCGTACGCCGATGAACGCGGTCATCGGCATGCTGGAGCTGGCGCTGACCCGTGCGGACCAGGGGCACTGGGAGCGTGAGCCGGTCGAAGTGGCCTACGATTCGGCGCGTTCCTTGTTGACCCTGATCGGCGACATTCTCGATGTCGCCAAGATCGAGTCAGGCCGTTTGACCCTGATGCCCGAGCGTGCCCACCTGCGGGAGCTAGTGGAGTCGGTTGCCCGGGTGTTCGATGGGCTGGCCCGGCAGAAGGCGCTGGAGCTCAGGTTGGAAATCGAGGCCGAGGCCGCCTGCGATGTGCTGATCGATCCGTTGCGGTTCAAGCAGATCCTATCGAACCTGGTGAGCAATGCCATCAAGTTCACCGACATCGGACATGTGAAGATCCGCGTCTGCGGCGAGCGGGTCGCCGGCGAGCGCCTGGCTCTGGAAGTCAGTGTGCAGGACAGCGGGATCGGCATTTCCGAGGATGAACAGCGCCAGCTGTTCGAGCCCTTCAGTCAGGTCGCCCGCAGTGGCGACACCAGTCGTGGCGGCACCGGGCTGGGACTCACCATCTGCCGCAAGCTGGCGGAGATGATGGGGGGCACAGTGCGCATGGAAAGTTGCCCGGGCGAAGGCACCACGGTCACGGTGCGGCTGTTGCTCCAGACCCTGGAAAGTCTGCCGGAAGGCGATGCGGTACAGGCGCTGGTCGTGCCCAGGACGACTCATTCACTGAAGGTGTTGGTGGTCGACGATCACGTCGCCAACCGGATGCTGTTGTCGCAGCAACTGGAGCACCTGGGGCACCAGATCGAAGTGGCGGCCGATGGTGTGCAGGCGTTGCAGCTATGGCATCCGGACGATTTCGACCTGGTGATCACCGACTGCAACATGCCGGTGCTCAACGGCTATGATCTGGCCAAGCGGATTCGTGAGCTGGAGCAGGAAATGGAAGCCAAGCCCTGCGTGATCTACGGCTTCACGGCGAACGCCCAACCCGATGAGGTCGAGAATTGCCGGCGTGCCGGCATGGACGACTGCCTGTTCAAGCCCATCGGCCTGGACAACCTGCGTCTGCGGCTGGAGGCAGTGCCGAAGATCTCGACACCCGATACTCCGCCGGTAGTGGAGCAGCGGACCGAGGGCTTCGACCTGCGGTCCCTTAAGGAGATGACCGGTGGCAATCCCGGTCTGATCCGCCGGCTGCTGGAAGAGCTGTACAGCAGCAACCAGGTCGACATCGATCAGGTCCAGCCGCTATGGGCGGCCGGTGACTGGAAGCAATTGGGCGACCTGGCCCACCGCATGAAAGGTGCGGCGCGGCTGGTCAACGCCGACGCGCTCCAGGAGCTGTGCGGCAAGCTGGAAGGCGGCTGCAAGGACGGTCTGGACAGCCAGGAAGTGCTCACCCGCGCATTGGCGGTGGAGAAAGCCATGGCTTCCCTGCAGGACGATCTCCTGCACCAGTTGCGCAAGCTCGCCGCCTAA
- a CDS encoding MBL fold metallo-hydrolase → MRLLSLLLAGLFAVTGLTAHAADLRFSLIRTSGITTLDAFTVAGGDWTQKVPMNHTAVLVQHHAATFLFDTGLGSQADAQFKQDMPWWDKPLFRYDGLKPARDQLQGSGISIDRIILSHAHWDHASALSDFPDVPVWATYDEINYAHIAQPPAVFPSQFRHPVKWVPFQFDSGPFLSYDRSLDLFGDGSLVLVPMAGHTPGAVGLFITLDDGRRFFFSGDTTWRLSGFTGPHEKFWISRNMVDNNREQTLAEVARVHELMRAYPNLTVIPAHDAQVQDKLGYYPRWIQ, encoded by the coding sequence ATGCGCCTGCTATCTCTTCTGCTGGCCGGGCTGTTCGCCGTCACCGGCCTGACCGCCCACGCTGCCGACTTGCGTTTTTCGCTGATCCGCACCTCGGGCATCACCACCCTGGACGCGTTTACCGTGGCGGGCGGCGACTGGACCCAGAAGGTCCCGATGAACCACACCGCCGTGCTGGTCCAGCACCATGCCGCCACCTTCCTGTTCGACACCGGGCTGGGCAGCCAGGCGGATGCGCAGTTCAAGCAGGACATGCCCTGGTGGGACAAGCCACTGTTCCGCTACGACGGCCTGAAACCCGCCCGCGACCAGTTGCAGGGCAGCGGCATTTCCATCGATCGCATCATCCTTTCCCACGCTCACTGGGACCACGCCTCGGCCCTGTCGGACTTTCCCGACGTTCCGGTCTGGGCGACCTATGACGAGATCAACTACGCCCATATCGCCCAACCGCCGGCGGTCTTTCCCAGCCAGTTCCGCCATCCGGTGAAGTGGGTGCCCTTCCAGTTCGACTCCGGCCCCTTCCTCAGTTACGACCGCAGTCTCGACCTGTTCGGCGACGGCAGCCTGGTGCTGGTGCCCATGGCCGGCCATACGCCCGGCGCGGTGGGCCTGTTCATCACCCTGGATGACGGGCGGCGGTTCTTCTTCAGTGGCGACACCACGTGGCGCCTGTCCGGCTTCACCGGGCCGCACGAGAAGTTCTGGATCAGCCGCAACATGGTGGACAACAACCGCGAGCAGACCCTCGCCGAAGTGGCCCGCGTGCACGAGTTGATGCGTGCCTACCCGAACCTCACGGTCATCCCCGCCCACGACGCCCAGGTGCAGGACAAACTCGGCTATTACCCGCGCTGGATCCAGTAG